In the Deinococcus radiophilus genome, one interval contains:
- a CDS encoding transposase: MNGKRYSEAPILNILGQLEVGTSISDLARLHGVAPGTIYRWKAKYGGMTEDEARQFRQLEAENQRLKKLVADLSLDNAMLKEVVGRTW, from the coding sequence ATGAACGGCAAACGGTATAGCGAAGCACCTATTCTGAACATCCTTGGACAGCTTGAAGTGGGTACGTCTATAAGCGATTTGGCGCGACTTCATGGAGTCGCGCCAGGGACGATTTATCGCTGGAAAGCCAAATACGGTGGCATGACCGAAGACGAAGCCCGTCAATTTCGTCAGCTGGAGGCGGAAAACCAGCGTCTCAAGAAGTTGGTCGCTGATCTTTCGCTGGACAACGCCATGCTGAAGGAGGTGGTTGGACGAACGTGGTAG
- a CDS encoding AraC family transcriptional regulator, with the protein MSAPPNSPVRPTPQLLAALLHPVHASPLEAIMDTQPDLAFYLKDIQGRYVMVNEVLRRRTGRALKGDLLGLTAAEVFTGDTGERTRLQDEQTLLERQELHDVLEFYLTGAGEPIWCLTDKLPLIAPGGEVLGLVGFSRDLPTASRHPDFPRVASALAYIHAHFAEDLRLRDVAAQVGLSTDTLERLVRRVTRLTPKQLLLRVRFEHAVRLLRGTELSVSQVAHACGYSDHSAFSRKFRMMAGLTPQAYRKRLREMGEK; encoded by the coding sequence GTGTCCGCACCGCCCAATTCTCCCGTGCGTCCTACGCCACAGCTGCTCGCGGCCCTGCTGCATCCGGTCCATGCCTCGCCGCTGGAGGCCATCATGGACACGCAGCCGGACTTGGCCTTCTATCTCAAGGACATCCAAGGCCGCTACGTCATGGTGAACGAGGTGCTGCGCCGCCGCACGGGGCGCGCCCTCAAAGGCGACCTGCTGGGCCTCACCGCCGCTGAGGTCTTTACCGGGGATACCGGCGAGCGTACCCGCTTACAGGATGAGCAGACCCTGCTGGAGCGCCAGGAATTGCATGACGTATTGGAGTTCTATCTGACCGGGGCCGGCGAGCCGATCTGGTGTCTGACCGACAAACTGCCGCTGATCGCCCCCGGCGGGGAGGTGCTGGGGCTGGTGGGTTTCTCGCGTGACCTGCCCACCGCCAGCCGCCACCCTGACTTTCCGCGTGTGGCGTCGGCGCTGGCCTATATCCACGCTCACTTTGCCGAAGACCTGCGCCTGCGGGACGTGGCAGCCCAGGTGGGGCTGTCCACCGATACCCTTGAACGTCTGGTCCGCCGCGTGACCCGCCTCACGCCCAAGCAGTTGCTGCTGCGCGTCCGCTTTGAACATGCCGTGCGGCTGCTGCGCGGCACGGAGCTATCGGTTTCGCAGGTGGCGCATGCTTGCGGGTACAGCGATCACAGTGCCTTTAGCCGCAAATTCCGCATGATGGCTGGACTCACCCCGCAGGCTTACCGCAAACGCCTACGTGAGATGGGAGAGAAGTAG